GGGCAGCCGCGAAAGATCTCCGTCGAGATCGCCAGCCGCGAGGTCTTCGCCCAGATCTGGCGGGCGCAGGTCGGCCGGGTCCCTCTTCTCCTTCTCGACACCGATCTTCCCGAGAACAACCCGGAGGATCGATCGATCACCGATGAGCTCTATGGCGGGGATCTCAGGCACAGGATCCGGCAGGAGATCCTCCTCGGAGTCGGAGGCGTGCGCGCCATCCAGGTGATGGGGTACAAGCCCACCGTCTATCATCTCAACGAGGGACACTCGGCCTTCTTGGCTATCGAGCGCGTGCGGCAGGGGATGGAGCGGGAGAAGCTCACACTCGCCGAGGCGATCGAGTCGGTTCGCGGAGGATCGGTCTTCACGACTCATACATCGGTTCCGGCCGGGCACGACGTCTTCCCGGCGGAGCTGATGAGGGAGCACTTCGGCCCCCTCTGCAGCCGACTTTCGGTGCCGCTCGACGCGCTGCTCCGGCTCGGGCGCGTTCGCCCGGAGGAGGCGGGAGAGCCCTTCTGCATGACGGTGCTGGCCCTGCGCACCTGTTCGCAAGTGAACGGGGTGAGCAGGCTCCATGGATCGGTCACCCGGAAGATCTGGGCCGAGCTCTATCCCAAGGTGCCGCGGGAGGAGATCCCGATCGCGCACGTGACGAACGGCATCCACATCCCTTCCTGGTACTCGCGCGACATCGCGCGCCTCTACTCCCGCTACCTCGGGCCCAGGTGGCAGGAGGATCCGGTCGACCAGCTCGTCTGGCAGAGGGTCGAGCGGATCCCCGACGCGGAGCTGTGGCGCGCGCGCGAGCGGCTGCGCGAGCAGCTGGTCTCGTTCTCGAGACAGCGCCTCCAGGAGCAGCTGCGGCGACGGGGGATGCCCCTCGCCGTCGTTCGCTCGGCCGATGAGGTTCTCGATCCGGACGCCCTCACGATCGGCTTCTCCCGCCGCTTCGCCGTCTACAAGCGCGCGGGGCTGCTGCTGCGCGACCCGGATCGGCTGGCGCGGATCCTCAACAATCCCGACGGCCCCGTGCAGATCGTCTTCGCCGGCAAGGCGCATCCGGCCGACCATCCTGGGAAGCACATGATGCGCGAGATCGTCCATATGGCATCCGAGATGCGCTTTCGCCGCCGGATTGTCTTCATCGAGGACTACGACATCGAGGTGGCGCGCCGGCTGGTGCAGGGCGCCGATGTCTGGCTCAACACGCCGAGGCGGCCTCTGGAAGCGAGCGGCACGAGCGGCATGAAGGCGGTCGTCAGCGGAGGACTCCATCTGAGCGTTCTCGACGGCTGGTGGGCCGAGGCCCACACGCCAGAGAGCGGCTGGGCGATCGGGGATGGAGAGGAGTACGAGGACCCCGAGGTCCAGGATCAAGTCGAGAGCGAGGCCCTCTACGATCTCCTGGAGCAGGAGGTCGTTCCCCTCTTCTACCACCGGGGCGCCGACGGCCTTCCTCGCGGGTGGATCGAGCGGATCAAAGCTTCGATGATCGCCCACTGTCCTGTCTTCAACACCAACAGGATGGTGGAGCAGTACACTCGGTGTTTCTACCTTTCCGCGCATATCCGCTCGCTTTTCGTGGACAACCAGGTGCTCTCCGGAGCGCGGGCGCTCGCGAAGTGGCGCCAGAGGATGGAAGAGGCCTGGCCGGTCGTCTCGATCGAGCAGGTGAACACCGTCGAAGGGGAGAAGCCGGTCGGCGATCGGATGCCGGTGCGGGCGATCGTCCGTCTCGGAGGCCTGAACCCCGAGGAAGTCGTTGTAGAAGTCGTCCACGGCGATGTCGACGGCGGCGGGAATCTCCAGACGACGGAGAGCGTCGCGCTCGAGCCCGATGAGAGGCGCGACGGTGTGGTCGTCTTCCAGGGCGCGGTCCCGTGCAACCACACCGGGCTTCGAGGGCTCGCGGTCCGCGTCCGTCCTGCGCCGAGGCTGAATGTCGAGAACCCCTTCGAGGCGAATCTCCTCACCTGGTGGGAGGGCGAGGGGCAGCAGAAGCGCTAGAGCGGTTCGATTGCGTCGGAGACGCTCGCCTGGCGCATCCGCTCGACCCGGCACACTCTGATTCGGCGAGCGGACCCCGATGGCCCCCTTCGCCCCGCTATGTTCGCGTTCGCGGCGCGGGGCGCCGGCGACCATCGAGGTCCGCGGACGCCCCGCGTGGAGCGCTGGTGATCCGCTCAAGCTCGCGCCCTGCAAGTCAGCGAGCGAAGCGGGCCACAGCCCTCCGCGTCCGCCCGGAGGCCGCCGCGCTCCCCTGGGGCCGCGAGAGGCTCGCGGATTGCGCCCCGGCGCCCGCTCGCCTATCCTCTGCTGCATCGTCCTCGAAAGGAGTTCACCTCGAATGAGCGATCGAGCCTACGACCCCCAGGCGGTCGAGGCCCGCTGGCAGGAGTACTGGGAGCGCGAACGCACCAACGTTCCCGATCTCGTTGCCGCCCGGCGGCCCTTCTACAACCTGATGATGTTCCCGTACCCCTCCGCGGAGGGGCTGCACGTCGGCAACGTCTTCGCCTTCACGGGATCGGACATCCAGGGTCGCTTCCATCGGATGCGCGGCCACGACGTCTTCGAGCCGCTCGGCTTCGACGCCTTCGGCATCCACAGCGAGAACTTCGCGATCAGAGTCGGAACGCATCCGCTTCGTCTGGTGCCGGCCAACATCGCCAACTTCCGCAGGCAGCTCAGGCGGATGGGATTCATGGCCGACTGGTCGCGGGAAGTCCTCACGACCGATCCGGGCTACTACCGCTGGACCCAGTGGATCTTCCTGAAGCTCTTCGAGCGCGGCCTCGCCTATCGGGGGAAGGCGCCGGTGAACTGGTGCCCCGAGT
The DNA window shown above is from Candidatus Eisenbacteria bacterium and carries:
- a CDS encoding glycosyltransferase family 1 protein, producing GQPRKISVEIASREVFAQIWRAQVGRVPLLLLDTDLPENNPEDRSITDELYGGDLRHRIRQEILLGVGGVRAIQVMGYKPTVYHLNEGHSAFLAIERVRQGMEREKLTLAEAIESVRGGSVFTTHTSVPAGHDVFPAELMREHFGPLCSRLSVPLDALLRLGRVRPEEAGEPFCMTVLALRTCSQVNGVSRLHGSVTRKIWAELYPKVPREEIPIAHVTNGIHIPSWYSRDIARLYSRYLGPRWQEDPVDQLVWQRVERIPDAELWRARERLREQLVSFSRQRLQEQLRRRGMPLAVVRSADEVLDPDALTIGFSRRFAVYKRAGLLLRDPDRLARILNNPDGPVQIVFAGKAHPADHPGKHMMREIVHMASEMRFRRRIVFIEDYDIEVARRLVQGADVWLNTPRRPLEASGTSGMKAVVSGGLHLSVLDGWWAEAHTPESGWAIGDGEEYEDPEVQDQVESEALYDLLEQEVVPLFYHRGADGLPRGWIERIKASMIAHCPVFNTNRMVEQYTRCFYLSAHIRSLFVDNQVLSGARALAKWRQRMEEAWPVVSIEQVNTVEGEKPVGDRMPVRAIVRLGGLNPEEVVVEVVHGDVDGGGNLQTTESVALEPDERRDGVVVFQGAVPCNHTGLRGLAVRVRPAPRLNVENPFEANLLTWWEGEGQQKR